Genomic DNA from Dioscorea cayenensis subsp. rotundata cultivar TDr96_F1 chromosome 1, TDr96_F1_v2_PseudoChromosome.rev07_lg8_w22 25.fasta, whole genome shotgun sequence:
CTTCAAGGACACATGCTACATTGAGATTCTGCCTCATGTGCAAAAATCTAACCGAGGTATGTTTCTACTGATTACTACTTTCCCCTAGTTGTGTCTTCCCGCTAATCATATTCATCATAAAACTGATTGAAACCCTAAATTTTTGTAGTTATTTTCTTGAGCTTTTGGGCTGAGGTGCATTACAATTCCATTTATCCTGAAGGAGGTAATCACCAATCACTTTAGACTTTTATATGATGCATGCCAACTTTTAACATTTGATCAAATGAATCAATTGAGTTACAGATACTTATGGTCGGCATCACCTCGCAGATTTACCGACAttggaaacaaagaaaaagcgCAGATGGTGGCGTTTCAGAAACAAGCATTAAAGTTTCAAAGCAAGGAGGTATTTCTCCAGCATTTCTCCAGCATCAACTATTGTTTTATTCAGTAAAAGGCCCAACAGAGGAGGCATCTGCTATTTAGTGATATAAAGCATGGTAGAGAAAACATCCAATGGTTTTTACCATGCATATTGCTTCTCACTACTTGGAGAAAACAATTCTCCCTATTCAATATGGGGTTACTGTAATTGCATTGGATTATAaatatctcaatatatatatatatatatcaaaaggaACAATTTGTGTGCCATTGCTGAGCACCCTTCCTTTACAGTATGTGGAAATTACACTGTTTTATCTTTACACAGTTTATGTTAAGTGCTAATGCAACGTCAGGCTTTTCTAGACTGCCAGTGACTAAACCTAAATAGATACATGGCTTCCATGGCAGTGTTGTTGCTGATGCTATTACAAACTCAAATTACCAGTTCAAAATATACATCCGAAAAGGCGAGCaaaatttttattccaaaagGCAGCCTATCACTTATTTACATATAAGTTGATATACTCCGTTATAACTTGCCTTTTTGTTCTCCCAAGGGAAAAGACTTGGTTGATAAGTAAGACTAGGCTCATTATCTGTAcaaaaatttcatcaattgCTCGAACACATCTTCAGGAAGAATGCGAGGTGATTCCAATGTGCCTCTctgcaaaaacacaaaacacaaaAGCCTTTTTACCGTATTTCCCTAGTACGTAACTATTAAGAATTCTAGAAAGCATAGCTTAagattgtacctcctgcggcaaCCAGCTTTTCAACACGAGTGACAATGTGTTTTCCGTAAGTATACTTCTTTAAGGCATTTAAGTGAACTTTAATGCGTGAAAGGATTAGCTCTCTGTTGCGATCATCACACGTCTCGAGAACCTTCTGAACGACGTAATTCCCAAACTGGTCTTTCATCATAGCCTGTTtccagataaaaataaataaagctttAAAGAGACCAAGGAAGAGATGAAGTATGATTGACCATGTTTGGTGAGCTAGCATGTTCATGCATCCACAGACAATGTTGACTAGAATGACTAAAACCGATGCAGGAAAGATATTTGATTTCATACACCAACTCGCACTTTCCGCAAAAATAGACTAATCCTTGTTTAAAATATCTACTTTAGAATGTCATCGAAAGTGTCCATCCATGTTGATTTGTCCTTGTGACAgcttagaaaataaatattagctCAATTCCATGATCATGACAAACTGATCTACATTAACATCATGGAGAGAAAAGATGGTGTAGCATACCTGTAAGGGTTCATTCTCATCAGTAGTACCAAGCATCTCATTTATTAGCAGCTGACGTTCTTCAGGACTACCAAAAGTCAAGCACTTCTCAACTACATTAGAAGCGAACTTCTGCTGACTCATTTTCACTATCTGCCCAATGAGTTTGCAAATAATAGCAGACCGTTCTTCTGGCTTGCCGTGTTGCAGCACATGCTTACACAACCAACCAAATTCAGATCATTATTAAAAGCATATTTATCAcacaaaatactaaaattatcACTGATGCTCATCAGATATTTTCCCTGAAAAtcaatatagatatataaaatgaaaaggaCAGGTTTCCAAATTAATTTAAATGGtgattatcaataaaaaaataaaataaaagtatgacAAACAAATACCTGAACAACATAGTTCCCATATTGATCTTGTGCCAACATGCAGACAGATTTAAGTATCTCATCCATCATGGTACTTTGTGTTTCAGGATCATCACAGTGCTCCAAGACCCTCTGTTAGCATCAATAAAGCTATCATATAATGGACCAGCAAAAATATATTCACAATGAATAAATTGACCAAAATCGAAGTAGAGTGTCCTGTATGAAGAGTGATAAAATCGCTTGAGAACCTGAATTACACGACAACCATATGGGTGGGTGGAGAGTGCCACGACTTGCCCGTAGAAGGTCTTAATGATAAATTGAATCCTTTCTTGAGGGACACACTCGATGCACTTCTGGATTACGTGATTGCCATTCTGATCACGAACGCACTTCATAATTGAACCTTCAAGCTCAAGAACCATTTTGGTTTGTTGCTCTACATCAACTACCTCTAAAGCCTGCAAAACAGTATGTTATAGCATTATCACACATCATTGACAAAAGTAAGAAATTTAAAGTAACAGCAGAATAACAAAATGTCAGCTGCCAGCACAAGCTGGCAAGCAGATACTGTTATCTTGGACACTATTTACCCATGAACAATACCaaaatatttcattgattgGCCCCATATAGGTGGGGAGAACACAAAATCAAACAGGTGAACTAAAGCAAAAATAGTGATAAGGTTTAGAATATGGAACGagcaataatttaaaaaaaagtcaagtaagatgataaataaaaaagttggGACTGAACCTTCTGAATAACTCTGCAACCATACATTTGAAGACTTAGAGGTAACACATGACCAGTGAGTTGGCTAGCCAATTGCTTTCTCTGAATTTCTGTGCCATGCTCAAAAAACTGCAAAACAAAGTGTTGGCAtcagaattttttttggaaGTAACGGCACCCACCAAAGTGAAGAACACATGCCTTTTGTATAACATAATTTCCAAAAACATCAGTCATCAAAGACCGAGCCTGTGGAAGAATTTCAGGGAAGATCTTATTTTTCTCTTCTGTGGAGGcagtttctaatttttgttgaATGAATCGGCTTCCGTATTGATCCATACTAGATaacatgagaaaaagaaaaaatgaggcCTCTAGCAATCTTCGAAGACAAATTGTAtgaaaaaatacaacatatacAACCAGTAAGATATACctgaatttcacaacatggtcCACAATATCTGATAGATCAAAAGCTCTTGTTTTGTTAGTCTTAAATTCATCCAACAATGATGAAGCAAAGCCATCTTCCAGTGTGCCATTATCTAAGGTCCAAGATCCTAGAGGTCCTGCAGCAGTTCTAGTCATGGAAGGGAAACGTGATAGTCGATCACTGTGCCTTAAAGGACTCCCAATACCCAAAGATGAAAGAACAGAGGTAGATAATGGACTTCCTTGATATGGGATGCCAGCATCAAACACATTGTTGCCATAGAGTCCATGATTTAAACCACCTGATTTGCTAAAGAAGGGCATGCCATACTGTAGTCTTTGCTGCGCAAGCAATGTTTCAAGATATGCTTTCTGATAACCAGCCAAATCCACAGGGGAAGTTCctaaagaatttcttccaaatgaagGATCAAGCCTTGCAGAAGCCTGTGCAATAGAATCAGATGCTCCTTGCACATATTGCGCATATAGTGGATCAGCAATCGGAACTTGAAAACCAGATCCCATTTGATCGCCAGCTCTATTCAAAAATTGCTCATCAGCAGCAGCTGCCAGAGCACAAgtgaataatgaaaaaaattgattaagttGTAGCTTGTGCAAATAATAGCAGCAGGAAACAATGGCATACCTTGGTTTTGTTGTATATCCACAGCTTGAAAGTGGCTAGAACCTGGCGTAGTGTTTGTGCCAAGAGGCGCCACTGTTCTATAAAGGTTACTGGAAGGTGACGGTTTTTGCAAGTTGATCTGCTCATTTGAAgttaattttgataattcaaGGTCAGTCAAGGCACCATTTTTCTTGGAAAAGTCAGTATAACCAGTGAACAAATCAGTTGAGATATTTAAAGGC
This window encodes:
- the LOC120263957 gene encoding pumilio homolog 1-like — its product is MVSEGSVRMAPAPAVNGGFEDFERDLEAVLREQQHQSRAALDRERERELNLYRSGSAPPTVEGSRRAVGNLFGAPGGQPESLFVDNHDAGEMLSEDEMRSHPAYLSYYYSNENLNPRLPPPMVSKEDWRVAQRFHGFGGIGDRRKKESWEGDGSSSSLFSLQPGVLPPQQQSSQWSGHGANALMGLPDVGLGARRKSFADVVQEELNLSTSMPMHHSRPVSRNAFDNVVDRVAASDSQHSLLHKESQNIEGLHAGAASPNLVRVKSLGSGISHSFASAVRSPIRSTTPELPPIGRSPSPCLPSIGGRLSDVEKKTLSGTNGLGGVSAHVLNDGDMVAALSGLSLSKKLVSERGGNLVQGQLHHEFSDQPEFLLNRPTDHKHYLRQKIIEKSEDKPLNISTDLFTGYTDFSKKNGALTDLELSKLTSNEQINLQKPSPSSNLYRTVAPLGTNTTPGSSHFQAVDIQQNQAAADEQFLNRAGDQMGSGFQVPIADPLYAQYVQGASDSIAQASARLDPSFGRNSLGTSPVDLAGYQKAYLETLLAQQRLQYGMPFFSKSGGLNHGLYGNNVFDAGIPYQGSPLSTSVLSSLGIGSPLRHSDRLSRFPSMTRTAAGPLGSWTLDNGTLEDGFASSLLDEFKTNKTRAFDLSDIVDHVVKFSMDQYGSRFIQQKLETASTEEKNKIFPEILPQARSLMTDVFGNYVIQKFFEHGTEIQRKQLASQLTGHVLPLSLQMYGCRVIQKALEVVDVEQQTKMVLELEGSIMKCVRDQNGNHVIQKCIECVPQERIQFIIKTFYGQVVALSTHPYGCRVIQRVLEHCDDPETQSTMMDEILKSVCMLAQDQYGNYVVQHVLQHGKPEERSAIICKLIGQIVKMSQQKFASNVVEKCLTFGSPEERQLLINEMLGTTDENEPLQAMMKDQFGNYVVQKVLETCDDRNRELILSRIKVHLNALKKYTYGKHIVTRVEKLVAAGERHIGITSHSS